The proteins below come from a single Rhodanobacter sp. LX-99 genomic window:
- a CDS encoding tautomerase family protein, which translates to MPLVRIALRRGKSSAYLAALRQGIYRAMRDTFDVPENDRFILVSQHDADEFDYDPNYLGIPRSDDLVIVQIACNNTRSVAQKQAFYRRVAETLAADPGVRPGDVFINLLETSKENWSFGNGIAQYV; encoded by the coding sequence ATGCCCCTCGTCCGGATCGCCCTTCGCCGCGGCAAGTCGTCCGCCTATCTCGCCGCCCTGCGCCAGGGCATCTACCGGGCCATGCGCGACACCTTCGACGTGCCCGAGAACGACCGCTTCATCCTGGTCAGCCAGCACGATGCCGACGAGTTCGACTACGACCCGAACTATCTCGGCATCCCCCGCAGCGACGACCTGGTGATCGTGCAGATCGCCTGCAACAACACGCGCAGCGTCGCGCAGAAGCAGGCCTTCTACCGGCGCGTGGCGGAGACGCTGGCCGCCGATCCCGGCGTGCGGCCCGGGGACGTATTCATCAATCTGCTGGAGACGTCGAAGGAGAACTGGTCCTTCGGCAACGGGATCGCGCAATACGTGTGA
- the hemB gene encoding porphobilinogen synthase codes for MSFPATRMRRMRRDAFSRALMREHTLLPSDLIMVAFVIEGEGRREPVPSMPGVDRLSVDELLKLAGECVRLGIPALALFPSPGAEVKSLDAVEAWNPDNLMHRATRALKAKHPGLGLIGDVALDPYTTHGQDGLIDEHGYVMNEPTVEALIRMSLAQAEAGMDFVAPSDMMDGRIGAIRDALEEAGHIHTRILAYSAKYASAFYGPFRDAVGSSANLGKGNKHTYQMDVGNSDEALREVELDIHEGADAVMVKPGMPYLDVLRRVKDSFGVPTFVYQVSGEYAMLKAASQNGWLDEKAVVLESLTAFKRAGADAILTYYAIDAARWLRGE; via the coding sequence ATGAGCTTCCCCGCCACCCGCATGCGCCGCATGCGCCGCGACGCCTTCTCCCGCGCTCTGATGCGCGAGCACACCTTGCTGCCGAGCGACCTGATCATGGTCGCGTTCGTGATCGAGGGCGAAGGCCGGCGCGAGCCGGTGCCGTCGATGCCGGGCGTGGACCGGCTGTCGGTCGACGAACTGCTGAAGCTGGCCGGCGAATGCGTGCGCCTGGGCATTCCGGCGCTGGCGCTGTTCCCGTCGCCCGGTGCCGAGGTGAAGTCGCTCGATGCCGTCGAGGCGTGGAATCCCGACAACCTGATGCACCGGGCCACCCGCGCGCTGAAGGCGAAGCATCCCGGGCTGGGCCTGATCGGCGACGTGGCGCTGGACCCGTACACCACCCACGGCCAGGACGGCCTGATCGACGAACACGGCTACGTGATGAACGAGCCCACCGTCGAAGCGCTGATCAGGATGTCGCTGGCCCAGGCCGAAGCCGGCATGGATTTCGTGGCGCCGTCGGACATGATGGACGGCCGCATCGGTGCCATCCGCGACGCGCTGGAGGAAGCCGGCCACATCCACACGCGCATCCTCGCCTATTCCGCAAAGTACGCCTCCGCGTTCTACGGCCCGTTCCGCGACGCGGTGGGTTCGTCGGCGAACCTCGGCAAGGGCAACAAGCACACCTACCAGATGGACGTGGGCAACAGCGACGAGGCGCTGCGCGAAGTCGAGCTCGACATCCACGAGGGCGCCGACGCGGTGATGGTGAAACCTGGCATGCCCTACCTCGACGTGCTGCGCCGGGTGAAGGACAGCTTCGGCGTGCCGACCTTCGTCTACCAGGTCTCGGGCGAGTACGCGATGCTGAAAGCCGCCTCGCAAAACGGTTGGCTGGACGAGAAGGCGGTGGTGCTGGAATCGCTTACCGCGTTCAAGCGCGCCGGTGCCGATGCCATCCTCACCTACTACGCGATCGATGCGGCGCGCTGGCTGCGCGGGGAATAG
- the glk gene encoding glucokinase, with the protein MSQPSSAPTLLVDLGGTNVRFGVADPARDKPLLADSIRRYRVAEHDSLVATARQYLADTGLEVRRAIVAAAGRIVDGETVKVTNNPWAISAHQTAAALDLEYVHLVNDFAAQSMAVTLLQGDDLVDVGKLARPVIGAEAEQTFAIVGPGTGLGVGGLLVRGGHCSVLQTEGGHAGFAAHSPEDIAILDYLNHKYGRVSNERLICGQGLVNLYDAICHMVGARPEDLKPEDITARAKDDSCPLCTRTVETFAGIFGSVAGDLVLTLGAWNGVYLTGGLIPILLPWLERGRFRERFEAKGRFRDIMEKVPTQAIMNPEPGLLGAAALAVLESGRSLLPRR; encoded by the coding sequence ATGAGCCAGCCCAGCAGCGCCCCCACCTTGCTCGTCGATCTCGGCGGCACCAACGTCCGCTTCGGGGTGGCCGATCCGGCGCGCGACAAACCGCTGCTCGCCGACAGCATCCGGCGCTACCGCGTGGCCGAGCACGACTCGCTGGTCGCCACCGCGAGGCAGTATCTCGCCGACACCGGCCTGGAAGTCCGCCGCGCCATCGTGGCCGCCGCCGGGCGCATCGTCGACGGCGAGACGGTCAAGGTCACCAACAATCCCTGGGCGATCTCGGCGCACCAGACCGCCGCGGCACTCGACCTGGAATACGTGCATCTGGTGAACGATTTCGCGGCGCAGAGCATGGCGGTGACCCTGCTGCAAGGCGATGACCTGGTCGACGTCGGCAAGCTGGCGCGGCCGGTCATCGGCGCCGAGGCCGAGCAGACTTTCGCCATCGTCGGGCCGGGCACCGGCCTGGGCGTCGGCGGCCTGCTGGTGCGCGGCGGCCACTGCAGCGTGCTGCAGACCGAGGGCGGCCACGCCGGCTTCGCCGCCCATTCGCCGGAGGACATCGCCATCCTCGACTACCTCAACCACAAGTACGGCCGCGTCTCCAACGAGCGGCTGATTTGCGGCCAGGGCCTGGTAAACCTCTACGACGCGATCTGCCACATGGTCGGCGCCCGGCCCGAGGACCTCAAGCCCGAGGACATCACCGCCCGCGCCAAGGACGACAGTTGCCCGCTGTGCACGCGCACGGTGGAAACCTTCGCCGGCATCTTCGGCAGCGTCGCCGGCGACCTCGTGCTCACGCTCGGCGCCTGGAACGGCGTCTATCTCACCGGCGGCCTGATCCCGATCCTGCTGCCGTGGCTGGAGCGCGGCCGCTTCCGCGAACGCTTCGAAGCCAAGGGCCGCTTCCGCGACATCATGGAAAAAGTGCCGACCCAGGCGATCATGAATCCCGAGCCGGGCCTGCTCGGCGCGGCGGCACTGGCGGTGCTGGAGTCGGGGCGGTCGTTGCTGCCACGACGTTGA
- a CDS encoding HAD family hydrolase — protein MPRHDTAFLFDLDGTLIDSVYQHVLAWKEALDREGVELSVWRIHRKIGMSGGLFANILLRETGLAITADRLDRLRRWHAEAFNRQHAQGSVRPLPGARELLDYLTERRIPWAIATSGRMETAAPNLEALGVDPSKVPVVTRDQVRHAKPDPDLFLAAAARLGVDIQQSLVIGDSVWDMLAAQRARALGVGLLSGGYGHAELQQSGAFRVYDDPADLLWHLDEVTARD, from the coding sequence ATGCCCCGCCACGACACCGCCTTCCTGTTCGACCTCGACGGCACCCTGATCGACAGCGTCTACCAGCACGTACTGGCGTGGAAGGAGGCGTTGGACCGGGAAGGCGTGGAACTGTCGGTGTGGCGCATCCACCGCAAGATCGGCATGAGCGGCGGGCTGTTCGCCAACATCCTGCTGCGCGAGACCGGGCTGGCGATCACCGCGGACCGCCTCGACCGCCTGCGCCGATGGCATGCCGAGGCGTTCAACCGGCAGCACGCGCAGGGCTCGGTGCGGCCGCTGCCCGGCGCGCGCGAACTGCTGGACTACCTCACCGAGCGGCGGATTCCATGGGCGATCGCCACCAGCGGGCGGATGGAAACCGCCGCGCCCAACCTGGAGGCGCTCGGCGTCGACCCATCGAAGGTGCCGGTGGTGACGCGCGACCAGGTACGCCACGCCAAGCCCGACCCCGACCTGTTCCTCGCCGCCGCCGCGCGGCTGGGCGTGGACATCCAGCAGTCGCTGGTGATCGGCGACAGCGTATGGGACATGCTCGCCGCGCAGCGCGCCCGCGCGCTTGGCGTGGGCCTGCTCTCGGGCGGCTACGGCCACGCCGAGCTGCAGCAGTCCGGCGCGTTCCGCGTGTACGATGACCCGGCCGACCTGCTGTGGCACCTTGACGAGGTGACCGCGCGCGACTGA
- a CDS encoding DUF2339 domain-containing protein: protein MYIGWALAGLVVFMVVGTIDGSGSGSHLYGMLTGVLLGLIWARQKNLRGELDKTRALLDRALAQRVATPTPARPSEQPPAATPAATLQETRYDAAYSDAPAPAVPPPLTQPIPSATPQPRAATPAHPDNTQPDLATAAIARIKSWFTEGNVPVKIGMLVLFAGVAALLKYASDAGMLRVPIGLRLSLVALAAIIALLVGWRQRDERRVFALSLQGGAIGVLLITVFAAFRLYALLPPPAAFVLLMVLVAGVGLLAVLQEALALAVLGLLAGFLAPILTSTGHGSHVALFSYYAVLNLAILGIAWKRSWRVLNLLGFVATFGIGSAWGVLQYRPELFASTEPFLILNFLFYLAIPLLYLHRAAPDQRKLIDGCLLFGNPLISLLLQAALLQWRGQPLAFSALAAAVIYVAVAWSIRGRDHFGILRDAWAVLAIAFATLAVPLALSASLTGSVFALEGAGLIWLGLRQQRRLARWSGVALQLAAAFALVIGRSDSAPMLATAWLDRDFIGALILVAAAFASASFYARLGTDAVLQRWTAVLLYGWGLCWWLGASWNEIDRHVGTSGEAAAAMGLLALTGWAAAEAARRRPRFELGTVVAWTAPILLAAILPLVLRQLLDGQPPLWGWNLLTTLAAAALGWRTLQCLRSWPRPAMLTQLGWLWRWALVASATIKALLLQGTPGISGAWMLLLVLLPLCALAALALARPHWIAPPLVELLPKLRPPLLGSVLFVLGLYWLAGLFMAGDTAPMTYLPLLNPLELLLILIALLIARWLGDSATVAALRQGRPMVLGVLGMAVVTSATLRAVHQLGHVPWNAALFDSSLAQMSLTVVWSVFGLLAWVWGSRRGQRLLWLAGAVTMGVVLAKLLLIDRSHLGNLFGIASFIAYGLLCTVIGYLAPAPPRLPSTSTGEAADAP from the coding sequence ATGTATATCGGTTGGGCACTGGCGGGACTGGTGGTGTTCATGGTCGTCGGCACGATCGACGGCTCGGGTTCCGGCAGCCATCTGTACGGCATGCTGACCGGCGTGCTGCTAGGCCTGATCTGGGCGCGCCAGAAAAATCTGCGCGGCGAACTGGACAAGACCCGCGCGTTGCTCGACCGGGCGCTGGCGCAGCGCGTCGCGACGCCGACGCCGGCGCGGCCTTCCGAACAACCGCCGGCTGCCACGCCGGCAGCGACGCTGCAGGAAACCCGCTACGACGCCGCGTATTCCGACGCGCCGGCGCCCGCCGTGCCGCCACCGCTGACGCAGCCCATTCCAAGCGCCACGCCGCAACCGCGCGCCGCCACCCCGGCGCATCCGGACAACACGCAGCCGGACCTGGCGACCGCGGCGATAGCGCGCATCAAGAGCTGGTTCACCGAGGGCAACGTGCCGGTGAAGATCGGCATGCTGGTGTTGTTCGCCGGCGTGGCGGCCTTGTTGAAATACGCCTCGGACGCCGGGATGCTGCGCGTGCCGATCGGCCTGCGCCTGAGCCTGGTGGCGCTGGCGGCGATCATCGCGCTGCTGGTGGGCTGGCGTCAGCGCGACGAGCGGCGGGTGTTCGCGCTGTCGCTGCAGGGTGGCGCGATCGGCGTGTTGCTGATCACCGTGTTCGCCGCATTCCGCCTGTACGCGTTGCTGCCGCCGCCGGCGGCGTTCGTGCTGCTGATGGTGCTGGTGGCCGGCGTCGGCTTGCTGGCGGTGTTGCAGGAAGCGCTCGCGCTGGCGGTGCTCGGCCTGCTCGCCGGCTTCCTCGCGCCGATCCTCACCTCGACCGGCCACGGCAGTCACGTCGCGCTGTTCAGTTACTACGCCGTGCTCAACCTGGCCATTCTCGGCATCGCGTGGAAGCGTTCGTGGCGGGTGCTCAACCTGCTCGGTTTCGTGGCCACGTTCGGCATCGGCAGCGCCTGGGGCGTGCTGCAGTACCGGCCGGAACTGTTCGCCAGCACCGAACCCTTCCTGATCCTGAATTTCCTGTTCTACCTGGCGATCCCGCTGCTGTACCTGCACCGCGCCGCGCCGGATCAACGCAAGCTGATCGACGGCTGCCTGCTGTTCGGCAATCCGCTGATCAGCCTGCTGCTGCAGGCGGCCCTGCTGCAATGGCGCGGACAGCCGCTGGCGTTTTCCGCGCTGGCGGCGGCGGTCATCTACGTGGCGGTGGCATGGAGCATCCGCGGACGCGACCACTTCGGCATCCTGCGCGACGCCTGGGCCGTGCTGGCGATCGCGTTCGCCACCCTGGCGGTGCCGCTGGCACTCAGCGCCAGCCTGACCGGCAGCGTCTTCGCGCTGGAAGGCGCCGGCCTGATCTGGCTCGGCTTGCGCCAGCAGCGCCGGCTGGCGCGCTGGAGCGGCGTGGCCTTGCAGCTGGCGGCGGCGTTCGCGCTGGTGATCGGGCGCAGCGACAGCGCGCCGATGCTCGCCACGGCGTGGCTCGATCGTGACTTCATCGGCGCCCTGATCCTGGTGGCCGCGGCGTTCGCCAGCGCGTCGTTCTACGCGCGGCTGGGCACGGACGCGGTGCTGCAGCGCTGGACCGCGGTGCTGCTGTACGGGTGGGGGCTGTGCTGGTGGCTCGGCGCCAGTTGGAATGAAATCGACCGCCACGTCGGCACATCGGGCGAAGCCGCGGCAGCGATGGGCCTGCTCGCGCTTACCGGTTGGGCTGCCGCCGAAGCGGCGCGGCGACGACCGCGCTTCGAGCTGGGTACCGTGGTGGCGTGGACGGCGCCGATCCTGCTCGCCGCGATCCTGCCGCTGGTGCTGCGGCAGCTGCTGGATGGACAGCCGCCGTTGTGGGGCTGGAACCTGCTGACGACCCTGGCCGCGGCAGCGCTGGGCTGGCGCACGCTGCAATGCCTGCGCAGCTGGCCGCGACCGGCCATGCTGACCCAGCTCGGCTGGCTGTGGCGCTGGGCGCTGGTGGCCAGCGCCACGATCAAGGCGCTGTTGTTGCAGGGCACGCCGGGGATATCCGGCGCCTGGATGCTGCTGCTGGTCCTGCTGCCGCTGTGCGCGCTGGCGGCGCTGGCGCTGGCCCGGCCGCACTGGATCGCGCCGCCGCTGGTCGAACTGCTGCCGAAGCTGCGCCCGCCCTTGCTCGGCTCGGTTCTTTTCGTGCTGGGCCTGTACTGGCTGGCCGGGTTGTTCATGGCCGGTGACACCGCGCCGATGACGTACCTGCCGCTGCTCAATCCGCTGGAGTTGCTGCTGATCCTCATCGCCTTGCTGATCGCACGCTGGCTGGGCGATAGCGCGACGGTGGCAGCACTGCGCCAGGGCCGGCCGATGGTGCTGGGCGTTCTCGGCATGGCCGTGGTCACCAGTGCCACGCTGCGCGCCGTGCACCAGCTCGGTCACGTACCGTGGAACGCCGCCCTGTTCGATTCGAGCCTGGCGCAGATGTCGCTCACCGTGGTCTGGAGCGTGTTCGGCCTGCTGGCCTGGGTATGGGGTTCGCGGCGCGGCCAGCGGCTGCTCTGGCTGGCCGGCGCGGTGACCATGGGCGTGGTGCTGGCCAAGTTGCTGCTGATCGATCGCAGTCATCTGGGCAACCTGTTCGGAATTGCCTCGTTCATTGCCTACGGCCTGCTGTGCACGGTCATCGGCTATCTGGCACCGGCGCCGCCGCGCCTGCCATCGACGTCCACCGGGGAGGCCGCCGATGCGCCTTGA
- a CDS encoding DUF3999 family protein, which translates to MRLDALLPKRRAWLLCLLLPLTAGAGTPADYAYRYTLDTVGSSAAWRIELTPAVYASSTPAANLRDLVVVNAQGQEVPFAPLPAAPPRSHPFALRAALLPLPPGSTGNGTGVRVQRNSNGDIVIEQPDMPSASTRPGQWLVDARRQVSLDRIEIDPAALPVDSRFHLSVQASNDLQAWSERSQDTEIVSVKRGGDAVEQHAIALRGDTPARYYRLSLRQNDVAPWDSAQTPQVELRGSYADPLAERMAARHWLTLPAAPVAPVASGGADYDYALPAALPVEAVRVVLGGDNTAARFSLLDHDENNGRMLATITAVRIGTGAGEDPATAFATTRVQHLRLHTDTPLSQPPSLQVAWRPDVFVFLAEGSGPYSLLVGSHAARRGDYPLEAALERLRPRDAGADWQPPLATLGAVSDAGGAAALLAPKAPFDWTRLLLWLVLVGGALAVAGMAWSLLRQSRREDDTR; encoded by the coding sequence ATGCGCCTTGATGCCTTGTTGCCGAAGCGGCGCGCGTGGCTGCTGTGCCTGCTGCTGCCGCTCACGGCCGGCGCCGGCACGCCAGCCGACTACGCCTATCGCTACACGCTGGATACCGTGGGCAGCAGCGCGGCGTGGCGAATCGAGCTGACGCCGGCGGTGTACGCCTCATCCACGCCCGCAGCCAACCTGCGCGATCTGGTGGTGGTCAATGCGCAGGGGCAGGAGGTGCCGTTTGCGCCCCTGCCCGCGGCGCCGCCGCGGTCGCATCCGTTTGCGCTGCGCGCGGCCCTGCTGCCGCTGCCGCCAGGCAGTACGGGTAACGGCACCGGCGTGCGCGTGCAACGCAACAGCAACGGCGACATCGTGATCGAGCAGCCGGACATGCCATCGGCATCGACCCGGCCAGGCCAATGGCTGGTCGACGCCCGGCGCCAGGTGAGCCTGGACCGCATCGAGATCGACCCGGCCGCCCTGCCGGTCGACTCGCGCTTCCATCTCTCGGTGCAGGCCAGCAACGACCTGCAGGCATGGAGCGAGCGCAGCCAGGACACCGAAATCGTCAGCGTGAAACGCGGCGGGGACGCGGTGGAACAGCACGCGATCGCGCTGCGCGGCGACACCCCGGCGCGCTACTACCGACTGAGCCTTCGCCAGAACGATGTCGCGCCATGGGACAGCGCGCAGACGCCGCAGGTGGAACTTCGCGGCAGCTATGCCGACCCGCTCGCCGAACGCATGGCGGCACGCCACTGGCTGACCTTGCCGGCCGCGCCGGTGGCGCCCGTCGCCAGCGGTGGCGCCGATTACGACTACGCCCTGCCCGCTGCCTTGCCGGTGGAGGCGGTGCGGGTCGTGCTCGGCGGCGACAATACGGCGGCGCGGTTCAGCCTGCTCGACCACGACGAAAACAACGGGCGGATGCTGGCCACGATTACCGCGGTGCGCATCGGCACAGGCGCGGGTGAAGACCCGGCTACCGCATTCGCGACGACGCGCGTGCAGCATCTGCGCCTGCACACCGACACGCCGCTGTCCCAGCCGCCGTCGCTGCAGGTGGCATGGCGGCCGGATGTGTTCGTGTTCCTGGCCGAAGGCAGCGGCCCGTACAGCCTGCTCGTCGGCAGCCATGCCGCACGCCGCGGCGACTATCCGCTGGAGGCGGCGCTGGAGCGACTGCGTCCGCGCGACGCCGGCGCCGACTGGCAACCGCCGCTGGCCACGCTGGGCGCGGTCAGCGACGCCGGTGGCGCGGCCGCCCTGCTCGCGCCCAAGGCGCCGTTCGACTGGACCCGCCTGCTGCTGTGGCTGGTGCTGGTCGGCGGCGCGCTGGCCGTGGCCGGCATGGCCTGGAGCCTGCTGCGACAGTCGCGGCGCGAGGACGATACGCGCTGA
- a CDS encoding DEAD/DEAH box helicase, with product MQQPDEKQQAATAPPGEDEALPQAWRRLLAAPKPAVADDHGVLGFFLEVMPEEGAAFARLDVAPVLLAVVEHGRYARPAPLDSRHLAQSSLQPHEQRLAATMLGLPQSVRKGRSYARLGGHVGDTLLAEILDTAPCFLGGLAGLRLSRGKSHQLNWHWQMEADGSQRLLPVLPHSQRLLRIDGLWYLDAERATVGRFDAATEETRWLELPPLKHEHGRRLRNRLAGSRLATRVPLPLVFGEVRRSELAPKPVLTLHALTRHARLAAGTPPLGYARLAFDYAGERLPGRGGEPLVRRVRNGQLVEIIRRRAEELSAMEQLERAGLTPGVDTEGLPWDVAETLPDDAWLFPGTGYAGALEVNTPARWLALRPKLEAENFQVEYAPSFPFEVLEGPVHWYGQAVEDADDHAFDLEIGIELDGQRHNLLPAVAQALAEHQLNLSPAPNEPEDAVWYAPVDARRRVPVRLKELRGLLAPLAEYLEKPRKKLHLPRVQAGRLEELVAAMPGGSTLEAAEPLLGFAARLRDAAERASDAVPDGLTVELRPYQREGLRWLNALAEAGVGGVLADDMGLGKTLQLITHLLSLKQGGALTQPALVVVPTSLIPNWQSEIERFAPMLQVLTLHGPQRAEEFAQLGAQDIVLTSYALLPRDVVTLRKQPFALIVLDEAQQVKNPRTQARRALLSLRTPRYVCLTGTPLENHLGELWSQIDLAVPGLLGDEGAFRRYYRVPIEKQRDEECQQRLNLRLAPFILRRTKAQVAKELPPKTEITRRVVLEGRQRELYEGLRLSLAEELREVIAQRGIAHSGIVVLDALLKLRQVCCDPRLVKLEAARGVHESAKFELLMDMLPALLDEGRKVLLFSQFTGMLKLIAAELDRRRIRYVTLTGDTRDRAEPVQRFQNGEVPLFLLSLKAGGVGLNLTAADTVIHYDPWWNPAAEAQASDRAHRIGQDKPVFVFRLITSGTVEERIEELKERKAELAAAVLEGGGSREKLSFDEGDLDALLAPG from the coding sequence ATGCAGCAACCGGACGAGAAACAGCAAGCCGCCACCGCGCCCCCCGGCGAGGACGAAGCCCTGCCGCAGGCATGGCGGCGGCTGCTGGCCGCGCCGAAGCCGGCCGTGGCCGACGATCACGGCGTGCTCGGTTTCTTTCTGGAAGTGATGCCGGAAGAAGGCGCCGCGTTCGCCCGGCTGGACGTGGCGCCCGTGCTGCTGGCCGTGGTCGAGCATGGCCGCTACGCGCGGCCGGCGCCGCTGGACAGCCGGCATCTGGCGCAGTCGTCGCTGCAGCCGCACGAGCAGCGCCTGGCCGCGACCATGCTGGGATTGCCGCAGAGCGTGCGCAAAGGCCGCAGCTACGCGCGCCTCGGCGGCCACGTCGGCGATACCCTGCTGGCCGAGATCCTGGACACCGCGCCGTGCTTCCTCGGCGGCCTGGCCGGCCTGCGGCTGTCGCGCGGCAAGTCGCACCAGCTCAACTGGCATTGGCAGATGGAAGCGGACGGCAGCCAGCGCCTGTTGCCGGTACTGCCGCACAGCCAGCGCCTGCTGCGCATCGACGGGCTGTGGTACCTCGATGCCGAGCGCGCCACCGTGGGCCGTTTCGACGCCGCGACCGAGGAAACCCGCTGGCTGGAGCTGCCGCCGCTGAAGCACGAGCACGGCCGCCGCCTGCGCAACCGCCTGGCGGGCAGCCGGCTGGCCACGCGGGTGCCGTTGCCGCTGGTGTTCGGCGAGGTGCGCCGTTCGGAACTGGCGCCGAAGCCGGTGCTGACCCTGCATGCGCTGACCCGGCACGCCCGGCTGGCTGCCGGCACGCCCCCGCTCGGCTACGCGCGGCTGGCCTTCGACTACGCCGGCGAACGCCTGCCCGGCCGCGGCGGCGAGCCGCTGGTGCGGCGCGTGCGCAACGGCCAGCTGGTCGAGATCATCCGCCGCCGCGCCGAGGAACTCAGCGCGATGGAGCAGCTCGAACGTGCCGGACTCACCCCGGGCGTGGATACCGAAGGCCTGCCGTGGGACGTGGCCGAAACCCTGCCCGACGACGCCTGGCTGTTTCCCGGCACCGGTTACGCAGGCGCGCTGGAGGTCAACACGCCGGCGCGCTGGCTGGCGTTGCGGCCCAAGCTCGAGGCGGAAAACTTCCAGGTCGAGTACGCGCCGAGCTTTCCGTTCGAAGTGCTGGAAGGCCCGGTGCACTGGTACGGCCAGGCCGTGGAAGACGCCGACGACCACGCGTTCGACCTGGAAATCGGCATCGAACTGGACGGCCAGCGGCACAACCTGCTGCCCGCGGTTGCGCAGGCGCTGGCCGAGCACCAGTTGAACCTCAGCCCGGCGCCGAACGAGCCGGAAGACGCGGTGTGGTACGCGCCGGTCGATGCGCGCCGGCGCGTGCCGGTGCGCCTGAAGGAACTGCGCGGGCTGCTGGCGCCGCTGGCCGAATACCTGGAGAAGCCGCGCAAGAAACTGCATCTGCCGCGGGTCCAGGCCGGCCGGCTGGAAGAACTCGTCGCGGCGATGCCCGGCGGCAGCACGCTGGAGGCGGCCGAACCGCTGCTCGGCTTCGCCGCGCGCCTGCGCGACGCCGCCGAGCGCGCCAGCGACGCGGTGCCCGACGGGCTCACCGTCGAACTGCGGCCGTACCAGCGCGAAGGCCTGCGCTGGCTGAACGCGCTGGCCGAAGCCGGCGTCGGCGGCGTGCTGGCCGACGACATGGGCCTGGGCAAGACGCTGCAGTTGATCACCCATCTGCTGTCGCTGAAACAGGGCGGCGCGCTGACCCAGCCCGCACTGGTCGTGGTGCCGACCAGCCTGATCCCGAACTGGCAATCGGAGATCGAGCGCTTCGCGCCGATGCTGCAGGTGCTGACCCTGCACGGCCCGCAACGCGCCGAGGAATTCGCCCAGCTCGGCGCGCAGGACATCGTGCTGACCAGCTACGCGCTGCTGCCGCGCGACGTGGTCACCTTGAGAAAGCAACCGTTCGCGCTGATCGTGCTGGACGAGGCGCAGCAGGTGAAGAACCCGCGCACGCAGGCACGCCGTGCGCTGCTCAGCCTGCGTACGCCGCGCTACGTCTGCCTCACCGGCACGCCGCTGGAAAACCACCTGGGCGAGCTGTGGTCGCAGATCGATTTGGCGGTGCCCGGCCTGCTCGGCGACGAGGGCGCGTTCCGCCGCTACTACCGCGTGCCGATCGAGAAACAGCGCGACGAGGAATGCCAGCAGCGGCTGAACCTGCGCCTGGCGCCGTTCATCCTGCGCCGGACCAAGGCGCAGGTGGCGAAGGAATTGCCGCCGAAGACCGAGATCACCCGTCGCGTGGTGCTGGAGGGGCGCCAGCGCGAACTCTACGAAGGCCTGCGCCTGTCGCTGGCCGAGGAACTGCGCGAGGTGATCGCGCAGCGCGGCATCGCGCATTCCGGCATCGTGGTGCTGGACGCGCTGCTGAAATTGCGCCAGGTCTGCTGCGACCCGCGGCTGGTAAAATTGGAAGCCGCGCGCGGCGTGCACGAGTCGGCCAAGTTCGAACTGCTGATGGACATGCTGCCGGCGCTGCTCGACGAAGGGCGCAAGGTGCTGCTGTTCTCGCAGTTCACCGGCATGCTGAAATTGATCGCGGCCGAGCTGGACCGCCGGCGCATCCGCTATGTCACCTTGACCGGCGACACGCGCGACCGCGCCGAGCCGGTGCAGCGTTTCCAGAACGGCGAGGTGCCGCTGTTCCTGCTCTCGCTGAAGGCCGGTGGCGTCGGCCTGAACCTCACCGCAGCCGACACCGTGATCCACTACGACCCGTGGTGGAACCCCGCCGCCGAGGCGCAGGCCAGCGATCGCGCGCACCGCATCGGCCAGGACAAGCCGGTGTTCGTGTTCCGCCTGATCACCTCGGGCACGGTGGAAGAGCGCATCGAGGAGCTGAAGGAGCGCAAGGCCGAACTGGCCGCGGCGGTGCTCGAAGGCGGCGGCAGCCGCGAGAAGCTCAGCTTCGACGAAGGCGACCTGGACGCGCTGCTGGCGCCGGGCTGA